The genome window ATAAAGGAATGATAGCGGCATCGTCCAGCATTTGTTGTTCTGCTTTTAAATATAAAAGGTTGCGCTGGTCATCATCAACGGTTTGAAGTGCTTCTTCAAAAAGCGCATCAAATTTAGGGTTTTTATACCGCGTAGAATTCAGATAGCTTTTATCTTCCAGCTTTTCCGGAATATGCTTGCTGTAAAAAAGATTGAGGAAATTCTCTGGATCGGGATAATCGGCTATCCATCCTGCCCGCCAAAAATCCACTTTTCCGGTTTCTAAATTTTCAAGATGCTGGGCAAAAGGCAACTTAGTGATATTGATTTTGATATTTAATACTTCAGACAACATACTTTGTACTGCTTCAGCCACTTGCTCGTTGGTGCCACCCCCTGAATTGATTTGCAGGGTGATTTCCGGAAAGCCTGCTCCATTGGGATACCCTGCTTTTTCCATAAAGTTGCGGGCTTTATCAGGGTTGAATTCATAGCCTTTCAGGGCTTGTGCATCATAATTGGTCATTGCGGGGGGAACTATACCGTAATGTCCCGGGATGCCGGTTCCTTTTAAAGTATAGCGGCAAATTTTTTGGCGATCAACAGCATAATTGAATGCAATGCGCAGATTTTTATTCTCAAACAAATCGCTCCAGTGCTGGAAACCATAATACTGCACCGACATATTTGCCATTGATTGCAATTCAAAATTTTTGTATTCGGGTTTGAGTTTTTCATCAGGGCCAACCACTTCATTTACCATTTCCAGGGGCAGGCGATAGATCATATCCAAATTGCCCTGGCGCAATTCAAGCAATTCTGATTTACGCTCTTTAATATAAGAGAATCTGATTCCATCGAGATAGGGCAATTGGTTGCCAGCTTCGTCTTTTCCCCAGTAATTGGGGTTTTTGCTCAAAATAACGGTTTCATCTGTTTTCATGGCTTTCACATAAAAGGGCCCCGTGCCTACTGTTTTGGTACGCATATCCCTTCCGTATTTTTCTACTGCTTCTTCAGGAAATACAGCTGTAAAAGGCAATGCCAGCAGATTGAGAAAGGCTGCGAAGGGTTTTTCCAATGTGATTTTCAGTGTATAATCGTCCAATACTTCTACACCTGTTACGCCCTCTGGCAAAGGTGATCCATCAAGGGTAGAAAGGTAATAGTCTTTGCAACCCTGTACTTTGTCCTCAAACACCCAGTAGCCCTGGTTGTCATTTCCTGACGCACACAGCCGGGTGAAAACGTATTTAAAATCATGGGCAGTCACATTTCTGCCTTTTCCATCGGGAAAGCAGGGATCATCGTGGTAATAGACATCTTCTCTAAGGTGAAAAATAAATTCGGTAGCCTGACTATCTACCTCCCAACTTTTGGCAATAACAGGAACAATAGTAAGGTCGCCCTGATCAAGCCCTACCAGGCCTTCGTAAATTTGATTGGTAAGGCGATGGCCTCCAACTTCGGTTACATTGTGGGGATAAAGGCTGCGGAAGTATTCCACTTCATTCATGCGGAAAATGCCCCCATAATATTTATCACCTTTTGCTTTTTCAAGATCTCTTTCCTGAAGACCGCCATCTCCTGCCCCACAGGCAGCTAATAGCAATACAAAAAAGGTAAAATAAGAATACAAGTATTTGTTGAGCATAAATTATAATTTTAGATCAATATATACCGGGCAGTGATCAGAGTGCATAGCCTCTTGCATTATTCCGGCATCCTCTAAATTGTTTTCCAGATTTTCAGTAGTTGCAATGTAATCAATACGCCAGCCTTTATTTCTTTCGCGGGCACGGGCTCTGTAACTCCACCAGGAATAATTATCGGGGCTGGAATCAAATTTCCTGAAAGTATCTATCATCCCTGATTCAAAATACTGATCCATCCACTCCCGCTCCTCGGGCAAAAAACCAGAGCTGTCTTTATTGGAAACCGGATCGTGAATGTCTATGGGTTTATGGCAAATATTGTAATCTCCTGCAACAATGAGTTTTGGCCTTTCTTTTTTGAGCTTTTTGATAAAGCCGAGGTAGCAATCCAGGAATTCCATTTTAAAGTCCTGTCTGATATCCCCGCTGCTGCCCGAGGGAAAATAGGTGTTGACAATACTCAGCTCACCAAAATCAGCGCGGATAATACGGCCTTCACTGTCGTATTTTGGATTGCCGCAGCCCGTTTCAATATTGTCGGGAGCTTCCCTGGAAAATATGGCCACACCACTGTATCCTTTTTTCTCGGCACTTGTCCAGTAATGTTTGTAGCCCAGGTGTTCAAAATATTTCACATCCACTTGTTCAGGATGCGCTTTGGTTTCCTGGACACACAGTACATCGGGTTTTTCTTCATTTAGCCATTCTACAAGCCCCTTTCTCATTGCGGCTCTAATTCCATTGACATTATAAGATATGATTCGCATGCTTAGCTTTTTAAAGCTCCAAATTTAGCAAACTCGGAATGGAAAACCGCCTTGAGCAGAATATTATTGATTGGCGCAAAAATACCGGTGCTTTTCCCTGGAAGGTTCATAGTCGAGATCAATGGATTGCTTCAGGTCTTCACAACCAAAATCTCTTTTATTGGAAAGTATCAGCGCAATGCCCCTGTTGTGATAAGCCGCGCCATAATCGGGGTCTAGGTTAATGGCTTTGGTAAAATCATCAATAGCATTTTGGTAATTGCCAAAAAGTATGTGGACATTGCCCCGTTTATTATAAATTTCAGGATTTTGCTTTTCCAGCTTTATCGCTTCATTGAAATCATCAAGTGCACCATCATAATCTCCAAGCAAATTTTTGGCATAGCCTCTTTTGAAATAAGCCTTTGAGAAATTATTGTCCAGCTCAATAAATTTGGTAAGGTCATCAATGGCTTTGTTATAATCGCCACTTGTGTTTTTTACCATCGCACGTGTATAATATGCAGATTCAAAATCTTTGTTGAGATCAAGTGCTGTATTTAAATCTTCAAGCGAACCTTTGCTATCACCAAGCAGTTCTTTGGCCAATCCCCGGTTGAAGTAGGCAATGGAAAAATCTGGTTTAAGCTCAATAGCATTATCAAAAGCAGCAATGGCTTCTTCAGGTTTATCGAGTTCCATAAAAATCAAACCTTTTATATTGTAGGCCAATTCAAGGTCTTTCCCGCTTAATATCGCTATTTCAATATCAGAAAGAGCGGCTTCATAATCTTCGAGTTGTATTTGGGTAAGGGCACGCCCCATATAATAGGTAGAATCTTTAGGATTAGTGTCCATTAATTTATTGAAGTCGATCAATGCACCTTCAGCATCGTCATTATTCAACCTGGCCAGTGCTTTGTTGCAGATTACCTCACAGTTTTCGGGGTTCATTTTCAGCGCTTCTTTAAAATCACTCATGGCACCATCATAGTCCATATCCAGCAATTTTATTTTCGCCCGTGAATCGTAAAGGTATTCGGTATAGGGGTTCAGTGCTATGGCTTTGTCGTAATCCTTTAAAGCTTCAGTATTGCGTCCCATCCAGGCATAGAGCGAGGCGCGCTTCATGTACGCATCGGCATAATCGGGTTTGGCACTAATGGCCTCATTGTATTTTTGAAGCGCTTTTTGCTGGTCACCGGCAACTAAAAGATTGTCGCCCTCTGTAAGCAATTTACGCGCCTGTTGCAGATTGGTCTGCCCAAGACAATTCATACTGATGAACAGGAGCAATATAATGTGTAATATGTTTATTCCAGCGACTTTCATATACCCTATAAACATAGCAAATTTCAATATGGTTTAGAAATAGAAAAGTGAAAAATAATCACACCTCTTTTTGGCTGGTCGGTTTTACCCAAAACCTAAAATCTGAGCCGTCATAACAACCCGCTGGTGAGAATGGCGCGCTGGCATTGAGGGCAGCTTTCTTGTGCCATATTCAAACGAGCACAAAGCACAAACAAACATTTTTCTTATTTTTATTTTCATGAGGAGGCATCTACAAGATACAATCTTGAAAGCGATTCCCTCAAGTTTCAAACTTGAGGGATATGGGGGAATTAATAAAATATTGCAAATTATAGGCTTGTTGATTTTCTGTTGTTGTAATAACCCCCAGAAAAGCACTGAAACTGAATCTAATAAATTAACACCGTCCCAAAAGGATTACATACGTGGTGTAATTAAAAATGAAATTGACACGACCCATTATATTGATGAATCAGCGACAGCAAGGGAAATGTACAGTCAACTTTTCTTTGAGGTACCTGATCAAGTTTATGAATATATCAATAAAAATATCTCACCTGAGGCATGTGCCGAGTTTAAAGATAATTCAATGATTGTATTAATGTTAGAGGCTAAGGACACCTTAATTAAGGTAATGAATGGAGAATCATATTCTTTTAGTAAGAATGGAGAACAACTTGTATTTTATGATAAAAGTCCTAAAAAACTAATGAGCTTATTCAATCAGCTTGATGCCAGAAAAATTGATATCATTGATAATTATAAACACGAATACTATGAGTTTAGAATTGAAGTAGATAAGGTGTGCAACTGATTTAGCTCTCGCAAGTATAATCGTAGCCGTTTCCCTGCCATCCTCACAAAACGCTCTGCATCTTGGTCTGCCTGAGGAAGGAAGTTCCATTACTACCTCCACAAAGAATCCGGAATAAACCATACAGTGTATCGAACTGTGGGCTGCAAGGCTTTCAGAGCTAAATCCTGTCTTTCTAGAAAATATACAAAATCAATAAAGCGCAAAAAAGGAAACGAAATTTTTATTTGGAAGCAGGCTGTAATAATTCCACTTACAGTCCTTTATGTTTTCTTAGTTTCAAAGAAAAGCTTGAACTTTGCATTCTAAAATTTTCAAGCACATGGCAATTATAAGACCTTTTAAAGCAATAAGACCCAATACCAAATTTGCCGAACAAGTAGCTTCAAAACCCTATGATGTGCTCAGCACAGAAGAAGCACGAACAGAAGCCAAGGACAATGATTATTCTTTTTTGCGCATCATCAAACCGGAAATCAACTTTCCGGAGCAGTCCAAGTTTGATCAAAATGTGGTTTTTGCCAAAGCCAAAGATGTTTTTGATAACTTTTTGAAATCAGGCGTCTTTGAACAGGAAAACCAGGATTGTTTTTATCTCTACCGACTGATTATGGGAGATACCGAACAAAGCGGGCTGGTTTGCCTTTCATCGGTGGCAGATTACGAAAATGATATTATTAAAAAACACGAATTTACCCGCCCTGCAAAAGAGCAGGATCGCATTCAGCATGTTTTGCAAACCGGCATTCAATCCGGCCCTGTGTTCCTTACATATAAAGCAAACAAAAAAGTTAGTGAATTATCAGCACCTGTAAAAGAACAAGCGCCACTCTATGATTTTACGGCCGATGATGGGGTAATACACAGCATTTGGAAAATAGACAATGCTGAAATAGTAAATAAAATACGTGAAGCATTTGAAGCGGTTCCAGCTACATATATTGCTGATGGACATCACCGTGCTGCAGCTTCCGCCAAAGCAGGAATTGAATTGAGAAAAGAAAACAAAAACCACAATGGAGATGAACCTTATAATTATTTTCTTTCTGTATTGTTTCCATCCTCTGAGTTGAAAATTTTGGACTATAACAGAGTTGTGCAGGATTTAAATGGTTTATCTACAGAAGAGTTTTTGTCGAAACTGGCAGAATATTTCAGTGTAATAAAAATTGGCTCCTCCCCTTATAAGCCCTCTAAAGAAAAATCTTTTGGGCTATTTATAGACCGCAACTGGTATAAATTAAGTGCCAAAGAGGGAACCTATGAAGCAAATCATCCAGTACATTCGCTAGATCCCTATATTTTACAGGAAAATGTTTTCAGAAAATTACTCGGCATTGAAGATGTGCGTACCGATGACCGGGTTGATTTCGTTGGAGGTATTCGCGGACTTGGCGAATTGGAAAAAAGAGTAAATACCGGAGAGTGGAAAGCAGCTTTTGCCCTTTTCCCTGTAAGCATCGATCAATTGATGAAGGTAGCCGATAGTGGTAATGTTATGCCTCCTAAATCTACCTGGTTTGAGCCTAAATTGAGAAGTGGACTGTTAATTAACAAAATTAGATAATACTATGAAATTCGGAACCAAGACTATTCACGCTGGCATCAGCCCAGACCCCACTACGGGTGCTATTATGACACCTATTTACCAGACTTCTACCTATGTGCAACAGTCTCCAGGGAAGCACAAGGGCTATGAATATTCCAGAACCCAGAATCCTACGCGGTTTGCACTGGAAAACAACCTGGCGGCATTAGAAAATGGCAAAGAAGGCATGGTTTTCTCCAGCGGGCTGGCCGCCACCGATGCAATTGTAAAAATGTTCAACCCAGGAGATGAAATACTTTCCTGCAATGATCTTTATGGAGGCACTTACAGGGCTTTTGAAAAAGTTTTTAGAAAGTATGGGTTGGATTTTGTTTACGATTCTATGCAGGATACTAAAAAGCTCGAAAAACTGATCAGCTATAAAACAAAGCTCATTTGGCTGGAAACCCCTTCCAACCCAATGATGAGTGTTATAGATATTGAGGCGATTGCAAAAATTGCCAAAGCAAAAGGCGTATTGCTTTGTGTGGACAATACCTTTGCCTCACCCTATCTTCAAAATCCGCTCGATTTGGGAGCAGATATGGTCATTCACTCCGGCACAAAATATATAGGCGGACATTCCGATGTGGTTATCGGAGCAGTTGTAGTAAATGAAGCTACCATTATTGAACAATTGCGTTTTATTCAAAATGCAAGTGGTGCTGTTCCCGGTCCACAGGATGCTTTTCTTACACTGCGCGGCATAAAAACCCTGCACCTGAGAATGCAGCGGCATTGCGAAAATGCCATGAAAATTGCTCAGTTTCTTTCTGAACATCCAAAAGTCAGCAAAGTGAATTACCCGGGGCTGCCCGATCATCCCGGCCATGCAATAGCCAAAAAGCAAATGCGCGGTTTTGGAGGTATGTTGTCCTTTAGCCTGAAAATAAACACGCAGGAAGCAGCTTACGATTTTTTAACCCGCACCAAATTGTTTTCACTGGCAGAATCCCTCGGTGGAGTTGAGTCACTTGCAGGACATCCTGCTACTATGACCCACGCTGCCATTCCATTAGAAGAAAGGGAAAAAACAGGTGTGCTCGATTCATTGATTAGAATAAGCGTAGGAATAGAAGATGCTGATGATCTGTTGGAAGATATAGAACAGGCACTGGCTTAGGGCTTATTAACCCTTAGATTCATGCTTAGCCAAAAAGAACTCAAAACACTCTTAGACCAACAGGCAGCGCTTTTTGAACAACCCGGATTTATTATTTC of Chitinophagales bacterium contains these proteins:
- a CDS encoding ABC transporter substrate-binding protein; the protein is MLNKYLYSYFTFFVLLLAACGAGDGGLQERDLEKAKGDKYYGGIFRMNEVEYFRSLYPHNVTEVGGHRLTNQIYEGLVGLDQGDLTIVPVIAKSWEVDSQATEFIFHLREDVYYHDDPCFPDGKGRNVTAHDFKYVFTRLCASGNDNQGYWVFEDKVQGCKDYYLSTLDGSPLPEGVTGVEVLDDYTLKITLEKPFAAFLNLLALPFTAVFPEEAVEKYGRDMRTKTVGTGPFYVKAMKTDETVILSKNPNYWGKDEAGNQLPYLDGIRFSYIKERKSELLELRQGNLDMIYRLPLEMVNEVVGPDEKLKPEYKNFELQSMANMSVQYYGFQHWSDLFENKNLRIAFNYAVDRQKICRYTLKGTGIPGHYGIVPPAMTNYDAQALKGYEFNPDKARNFMEKAGYPNGAGFPEITLQINSGGGTNEQVAEAVQSMLSEVLNIKINITKLPFAQHLENLETGKVDFWRAGWIADYPDPENFLNLFYSKHIPEKLEDKSYLNSTRYKNPKFDALFEEALQTVDDDQRNLLYLKAEQQMLDDAAIIPLFYYKDYRLLQPNVKNFPQNAMEHRNLREVYFVPVKNPS
- a CDS encoding exodeoxyribonuclease III codes for the protein MRIISYNVNGIRAAMRKGLVEWLNEEKPDVLCVQETKAHPEQVDVKYFEHLGYKHYWTSAEKKGYSGVAIFSREAPDNIETGCGNPKYDSEGRIIRADFGELSIVNTYFPSGSSGDIRQDFKMEFLDCYLGFIKKLKKERPKLIVAGDYNICHKPIDIHDPVSNKDSSGFLPEEREWMDQYFESGMIDTFRKFDSSPDNYSWWSYRARARERNKGWRIDYIATTENLENNLEDAGIMQEAMHSDHCPVYIDLKL
- a CDS encoding cystathionine gamma-synthase, with the protein product MKFGTKTIHAGISPDPTTGAIMTPIYQTSTYVQQSPGKHKGYEYSRTQNPTRFALENNLAALENGKEGMVFSSGLAATDAIVKMFNPGDEILSCNDLYGGTYRAFEKVFRKYGLDFVYDSMQDTKKLEKLISYKTKLIWLETPSNPMMSVIDIEAIAKIAKAKGVLLCVDNTFASPYLQNPLDLGADMVIHSGTKYIGGHSDVVIGAVVVNEATIIEQLRFIQNASGAVPGPQDAFLTLRGIKTLHLRMQRHCENAMKIAQFLSEHPKVSKVNYPGLPDHPGHAIAKKQMRGFGGMLSFSLKINTQEAAYDFLTRTKLFSLAESLGGVESLAGHPATMTHAAIPLEEREKTGVLDSLIRISVGIEDADDLLEDIEQALA
- a CDS encoding tetratricopeptide repeat protein; protein product: MKVAGINILHIILLLFISMNCLGQTNLQQARKLLTEGDNLLVAGDQQKALQKYNEAISAKPDYADAYMKRASLYAWMGRNTEALKDYDKAIALNPYTEYLYDSRAKIKLLDMDYDGAMSDFKEALKMNPENCEVICNKALARLNNDDAEGALIDFNKLMDTNPKDSTYYMGRALTQIQLEDYEAALSDIEIAILSGKDLELAYNIKGLIFMELDKPEEAIAAFDNAIELKPDFSIAYFNRGLAKELLGDSKGSLEDLNTALDLNKDFESAYYTRAMVKNTSGDYNKAIDDLTKFIELDNNFSKAYFKRGYAKNLLGDYDGALDDFNEAIKLEKQNPEIYNKRGNVHILFGNYQNAIDDFTKAINLDPDYGAAYHNRGIALILSNKRDFGCEDLKQSIDLDYEPSREKHRYFCANQ
- a CDS encoding DUF1015 family protein → MAIIRPFKAIRPNTKFAEQVASKPYDVLSTEEARTEAKDNDYSFLRIIKPEINFPEQSKFDQNVVFAKAKDVFDNFLKSGVFEQENQDCFYLYRLIMGDTEQSGLVCLSSVADYENDIIKKHEFTRPAKEQDRIQHVLQTGIQSGPVFLTYKANKKVSELSAPVKEQAPLYDFTADDGVIHSIWKIDNAEIVNKIREAFEAVPATYIADGHHRAAASAKAGIELRKENKNHNGDEPYNYFLSVLFPSSELKILDYNRVVQDLNGLSTEEFLSKLAEYFSVIKIGSSPYKPSKEKSFGLFIDRNWYKLSAKEGTYEANHPVHSLDPYILQENVFRKLLGIEDVRTDDRVDFVGGIRGLGELEKRVNTGEWKAAFALFPVSIDQLMKVADSGNVMPPKSTWFEPKLRSGLLINKIR